In Methanofollis sp., a single window of DNA contains:
- a CDS encoding M1 family metallopeptidase, which produces MTRIFTYYPEDFGELPVEVVHMDLTFSVRDDVTDVSSRLHVRVRDRPVNRLELNARDLEVVAASCDEAAAGITYDRDRHVLVFSFDDPVEPGADLHLLTRTRCRPSRTLLEGLYYDETPAGAPPTQITQCQQWGFQRLVPCFDDMAAKCTYTTTIIADERYTNIISNGDGLSGRKPMGDGRNIVTYDNTTTPMAPYLFFLGVGTYATFSRDFEYPDGRTFALELLAPPGSDPAVAGASLEALADAVLWVYLFTGPDQYDRADLWALCHERDRAKEAGDDERVSALRADLARKVREIRPGYAYTGTVYREIAMQNSDYGGMENVGNTTITANRIMPYRRMTDRAYEYMIRVKVHEYYHNLNGSEVTGKSPFELWLNEAVTVHVENAHFAFLFGEDYARLQSVVDLVDPETGTFALDAGAASMPIEPDGFNDPNELITGVTYVKAPEFVRMIETVMGKEAFARGLDLYHRRFAHGNASRQDWLDAMEEVAGRSFARMAHLWLKQTGYPTVRMAHSYDPASRTCTLTLDQETPAGMEPWEFPCVVALMDREGREIAGATHQVTGRHEEVVFTGVERPAFVAANRGYSFYGKLVDDATPEERHLRVRHDPDVIGRFCAFQSLAEAEMVRLLDDPGAVPSPSFSDLYADLLSDDALMAAVGGEFLTIFESVDDPRYAHRYTALHGARDRLQRGIASRHEEVLRALYRRYAAAPADRSPAAIKARQVKNVVLGLLASLDTPAVHALIREQFERAACTTDSLVAFATYMDSSAPDRMAVLDVFEEESRADLVSWEMFLAVVAGVTAPDCIDLVRRVEVSPSFRIEQSNDQRALYGRFVRNRMVSLETTAGREYLARVLGRLAGINEYNTVSALEVFGALDSMGEEHQAPLVAVLLGVMRSVDPAARPSVYNTARRLLDGAPRAVVRYVAGFGSAPELDALPHRQAENER; this is translated from the coding sequence ATGACGCGTATTTTTACCTATTATCCTGAAGATTTCGGGGAACTGCCTGTCGAGGTCGTCCACATGGACCTCACCTTCTCTGTCCGTGACGATGTCACCGACGTCTCTTCGCGCCTGCATGTCCGTGTGCGCGACCGGCCGGTCAACCGTCTTGAACTGAATGCCCGCGACCTCGAAGTCGTGGCCGCCTCCTGCGATGAGGCCGCGGCCGGCATCACCTATGACCGGGACCGTCACGTCCTCGTCTTCTCCTTCGACGACCCGGTCGAGCCGGGCGCCGACCTCCATCTCCTCACCCGGACACGCTGCAGGCCGTCACGGACGCTCCTTGAAGGCCTGTACTATGACGAGACGCCGGCAGGGGCGCCGCCGACCCAGATCACCCAGTGCCAGCAGTGGGGTTTTCAGAGGCTTGTCCCGTGCTTCGACGACATGGCGGCGAAGTGCACCTATACGACGACGATCATCGCCGACGAGCGCTATACAAATATCATCTCCAATGGCGACGGCCTATCCGGGAGGAAGCCGATGGGCGACGGCAGGAACATCGTCACCTACGACAACACGACGACGCCGATGGCGCCGTACCTCTTCTTCCTCGGCGTGGGGACGTACGCCACCTTTTCCCGCGACTTCGAGTACCCGGACGGCCGGACTTTCGCCCTCGAACTGCTCGCGCCGCCTGGCTCAGACCCGGCGGTCGCCGGGGCTTCCCTGGAGGCGCTTGCCGACGCTGTCCTCTGGGTCTATCTCTTCACCGGCCCTGACCAGTACGACCGCGCCGATCTCTGGGCCCTCTGCCATGAACGCGACCGGGCGAAAGAGGCCGGGGACGACGAACGGGTCTCGGCCCTCCGTGCCGACCTCGCCCGCAAGGTACGAGAGATCAGGCCGGGCTATGCCTACACCGGCACGGTCTACCGCGAGATCGCAATGCAGAACTCGGACTATGGCGGCATGGAGAATGTCGGCAACACCACGATCACGGCCAACAGGATCATGCCATACAGGCGGATGACCGACCGGGCCTACGAGTACATGATCCGGGTGAAGGTCCACGAGTACTACCACAACCTGAATGGTTCCGAGGTCACCGGAAAGAGCCCCTTCGAACTATGGCTCAACGAGGCGGTGACGGTCCACGTGGAGAACGCGCACTTTGCCTTCCTCTTCGGCGAGGACTATGCCCGCCTCCAGAGTGTCGTCGACCTCGTCGACCCGGAGACCGGGACTTTCGCCCTCGACGCCGGCGCGGCCTCGATGCCGATCGAGCCTGACGGGTTCAACGACCCGAACGAACTGATCACCGGCGTCACCTATGTCAAGGCCCCCGAGTTCGTCAGGATGATCGAGACTGTCATGGGGAAGGAGGCCTTTGCCCGCGGCCTCGACCTCTATCACCGGCGGTTCGCCCACGGCAACGCGTCGAGGCAGGACTGGCTCGATGCGATGGAGGAGGTGGCGGGACGGAGTTTTGCACGCATGGCACATCTCTGGCTGAAGCAGACAGGTTACCCGACGGTGCGGATGGCGCACTCCTACGACCCCGCGTCCCGCACCTGCACCCTCACCCTCGACCAGGAGACGCCCGCGGGCATGGAGCCCTGGGAGTTCCCCTGTGTGGTCGCCCTGATGGACAGGGAGGGCCGGGAGATCGCCGGTGCGACTCACCAGGTCACCGGACGCCACGAAGAGGTCGTCTTTACCGGCGTGGAAAGGCCGGCCTTTGTCGCGGCCAATCGCGGCTATTCATTCTATGGGAAATTGGTCGACGATGCAACGCCGGAAGAACGTCATCTCCGGGTGCGGCACGACCCCGATGTGATCGGGAGGTTCTGCGCCTTCCAGAGCCTTGCGGAGGCCGAGATGGTCAGACTCCTCGACGATCCCGGTGCGGTCCCATCGCCCTCTTTCTCTGACCTCTATGCCGACCTCCTCTCCGACGACGCCCTGATGGCCGCGGTCGGCGGGGAGTTCCTGACCATCTTCGAGTCGGTCGACGACCCCCGCTATGCCCACCGCTACACCGCCCTGCACGGGGCACGGGACCGCCTCCAGAGGGGCATCGCCTCCCGGCACGAAGAGGTTCTCCGTGCCCTGTACAGGCGGTACGCCGCGGCGCCTGCCGACCGGAGTCCGGCCGCGATCAAGGCGCGGCAGGTGAAGAATGTGGTCCTCGGCCTCCTCGCCTCCCTCGACACCCCGGCGGTGCACGCCCTGATCAGGGAGCAGTTTGAGAGGGCCGCCTGCACCACCGACAGTCTTGTCGCCTTTGCGACCTACATGGACTCGTCGGCGCCCGACCGCATGGCCGTGCTCGACGTCTTCGAGGAGGAGTCCCGCGCCGACCTCGTCTCCTGGGAAATGTTCCTTGCCGTCGTCGCCGGCGTCACGGCGCCCGACTGTATCGACCTTGTGCGACGCGTGGAAGTGTCGCCGTCCTTCAGGATCGAGCAGAGCAACGACCAGAGAGCGCTCTACGGAAGGTTCGTCCGCAACAGGATGGTCTCCCTGGAGACCACGGCCGGGAGGGAGTATCTTGCCCGGGTGCTCGGACGTCTTGCCGGGATCAACGAGTACAACACGGTCAGCGCCCTGGAGGTCTTCGGTGCGCTCGACAGCATGGGAGAGGAGCACCAGGCCCCCCTTGTCGCCGTCCTTCTCGGGGTCATGCGTTCTGTCGATCCCGCCGCCCGTCCGAGTGTCTATAACACCGCCCGCCGTCTTCTTGACGGTGCGCCGCGGGCCGTGGTGCGGTATGTGGCCGGGTTCGGTTCCGCCCCTGAACTGGATGCCCTGCCGCACCGGCAGGCGGAAAATGAACGATGA
- a CDS encoding roadblock/LC7 domain-containing protein: MQAPLSWVYSHTVRFLGAVKVAVRDGRGFVLIRRGEAVAYFFRHGDITLRGNAAREYLSSMDVLELTLCKYADEDFAAAVAWCQAEGVPVHDEEKENTSAGLSRSEAAGVPVSSPLLREEDGVRLVARCTEEEMTVLAGTCPKGLACADIAASLWESDSLLGSLGAGSLSYFILETPVGRLCTVPHGDSILCVLTDRGVPLGRVRSLVQGLLSEQ; the protein is encoded by the coding sequence ATGCAAGCCCCCCTGTCCTGGGTTTACTCCCATACGGTGCGTTTTCTCGGGGCGGTGAAGGTCGCCGTCAGGGACGGCAGGGGTTTTGTCCTGATCCGGAGGGGGGAGGCGGTTGCATACTTCTTCAGGCACGGCGATATCACGCTGAGGGGGAATGCGGCGCGTGAATACCTCTCCTCCATGGACGTTCTCGAACTGACCCTCTGCAAGTACGCCGACGAGGATTTCGCCGCCGCCGTTGCCTGGTGTCAGGCAGAGGGCGTGCCCGTCCACGACGAGGAGAAAGAGAATACTTCGGCGGGCCTTTCCCGGAGCGAGGCTGCCGGAGTGCCGGTCTCCTCTCCCCTCCTCCGTGAGGAGGACGGCGTCCGCCTGGTGGCACGGTGTACCGAGGAGGAGATGACCGTTCTTGCGGGCACCTGTCCGAAAGGGCTTGCATGTGCCGATATTGCGGCCTCTCTCTGGGAGTCCGATTCCCTCCTCGGTTCCCTGGGCGCGGGGAGTCTCTCGTACTTCATCCTTGAGACGCCTGTCGGCCGTCTCTGTACCGTGCCCCATGGCGACAGTATCCTCTGCGTCCTGACAGATCGGGGGGTTCCCCTCGGCAGGGTCAGGTCCCTGGTGCAGGGTCTGCTGTCGGAACAGTAA
- a CDS encoding HAMP domain-containing protein, which translates to MEGSIKSGTTGRSITLQIPIFYKLFVSMLFVAVLPIALIGLISMGDTEGIVAAIGLPGTVFLLTLVTLGLVVMWSFFLATSITSPITQLSEVARSVSMGDLRNSEVKVMTNDEIGELATSFNRMLNSYKILDALSREDGK; encoded by the coding sequence ATGGAAGGTTCGATCAAGTCCGGCACGACGGGGCGGAGCATCACCCTCCAGATCCCGATCTTCTACAAACTCTTCGTGAGCATGCTCTTTGTGGCAGTGCTCCCGATCGCGCTCATCGGCCTCATTTCCATGGGCGACACCGAGGGTATCGTGGCAGCAATCGGCCTGCCCGGGACGGTCTTCCTCCTCACTCTCGTGACTCTCGGCCTTGTGGTGATGTGGAGCTTCTTCCTTGCAACAAGCATCACAAGTCCCATCACTCAACTCTCCGAGGTGGCGAGGAGCGTCTCCATGGGCGACCTGCGGAACTCTGAGGTGAAGGTCATGACCAACGACGAGATCGGCGAACTTGCCACCTCATTCAACAGGATGCTCAACTCGTACAAGATCCTTGACGCCCTCTCGCGTGAAGACGGCAAATGA
- a CDS encoding RND family transporter, whose amino-acid sequence MKSPYQIIADMIVRHPAVVAGFFVAALLVAFYGMGLVSMETGSDTYIDKTTTRGMLFDKYADSFMSDSIMLLVETDDVLNPDVLAYIDRLQADIADEQYVDSTRSITDLVRQVNGGTLPTSAAEVQRAKALVPPEIMERYVPSNMMTIAIITLDPGVSSDVRENVLNSIASVVAISSPPPGVGVTVSGDPAFAQQMKQEMGASMGVLIGAAMLLMILAVGLLFSHVRYRLLPVAIVATGLIFTFGLMGVVGIHINMATIGAFPVLIGIGIDYAIQFHSRFEEERRLAPIDESVITTITKTGPSVLYAMLSTSMGFVAMGISPVPMVRSFGMVCVIGVMMCYLTALIAVPTFGVLVKYRPKKEGNVANSGATEAYNQFLGNLAVKIAKNPIPILIILGLVAFIGVEMDSEIRISTDEQTFVPSDMPAVVDLKKIVRTMGSTQTLPIYIRGDDVTSLESLQWMQGFSDYEVKENAQITGVTSIITEILRYNNGAMPQTDAEARAVLDRIPDETKNKYLAGNMGAVVQFSLTKMEMEQAKSLVTKVRKDIAWEKPPVGIVAEPTGNLELFTTLIDDIETGKTQMTILGFGLILTFLFLVYRKIGKAVSPLVPIIMIVGWNGLIMYALGIDYTPLTACLGSMTIGVASEYTILIMERFYEEREKGRELYDAIQQSVSQIGTAITVSGMTTVFGFSALILSTFNIIQNFGVVTVITVGFSLIGAIIVMPAVLSLIGRSSRNPASKAENE is encoded by the coding sequence GTGAAATCCCCCTACCAGATTATTGCAGATATGATTGTCAGGCACCCCGCGGTGGTTGCTGGATTCTTCGTCGCCGCATTGCTTGTGGCCTTCTACGGCATGGGCCTCGTCTCGATGGAGACCGGGTCTGATACCTATATAGACAAGACCACCACCCGCGGGATGCTCTTCGACAAGTACGCCGACTCCTTCATGTCGGATAGCATCATGCTCCTTGTCGAGACCGACGATGTCCTCAACCCCGACGTGCTCGCGTATATAGACCGACTCCAGGCCGACATCGCCGATGAACAGTACGTTGATTCGACGCGGAGTATCACTGACCTGGTCAGGCAGGTGAATGGCGGCACCCTGCCGACATCTGCTGCGGAGGTGCAGAGAGCGAAGGCACTGGTCCCACCCGAGATCATGGAGCGCTACGTCCCCTCGAACATGATGACCATTGCAATCATCACCCTCGATCCTGGCGTCTCCTCCGACGTCAGGGAGAACGTGCTCAACTCCATTGCCTCAGTTGTGGCGATATCCAGTCCTCCGCCGGGCGTCGGGGTTACGGTCAGCGGAGACCCTGCCTTTGCCCAGCAGATGAAACAGGAGATGGGCGCCTCGATGGGCGTCCTCATCGGGGCCGCGATGCTCCTCATGATCCTTGCCGTCGGCCTCCTCTTCTCCCATGTCAGGTACCGCCTCCTCCCTGTGGCGATCGTGGCCACCGGCCTCATCTTCACCTTCGGGCTGATGGGGGTTGTCGGGATCCACATCAACATGGCAACCATCGGCGCCTTCCCCGTGCTCATCGGCATCGGGATTGACTACGCGATCCAGTTCCACTCTCGGTTCGAGGAGGAGCGGCGCCTCGCCCCGATCGACGAGTCGGTGATCACGACGATCACGAAGACCGGCCCCTCAGTCCTGTATGCGATGCTCTCCACCTCCATGGGCTTTGTCGCCATGGGGATCTCGCCCGTCCCCATGGTGCGGAGTTTCGGGATGGTCTGCGTCATCGGCGTGATGATGTGCTATCTTACCGCCCTCATCGCTGTCCCGACCTTTGGTGTGCTTGTAAAATACCGGCCGAAAAAAGAGGGAAATGTCGCCAACAGCGGGGCGACTGAGGCATACAACCAGTTCCTCGGGAACCTTGCGGTGAAGATTGCAAAGAACCCTATCCCTATCCTCATTATCCTCGGCCTCGTCGCCTTCATCGGTGTCGAGATGGATAGCGAAATCAGGATCAGCACGGACGAGCAGACCTTCGTCCCCTCTGACATGCCGGCGGTCGTGGACCTGAAAAAGATCGTCCGGACCATGGGCTCGACCCAGACTCTCCCAATCTATATCAGGGGCGACGATGTCACCTCTCTCGAAAGTTTGCAGTGGATGCAGGGGTTCTCGGACTACGAGGTGAAGGAAAATGCCCAGATCACCGGCGTAACCAGCATCATCACCGAGATCCTCCGGTACAACAACGGGGCGATGCCGCAGACCGACGCCGAGGCACGGGCCGTCCTCGACCGGATCCCTGATGAAACGAAGAATAAATATCTTGCCGGAAACATGGGGGCAGTCGTCCAGTTCTCCCTCACCAAAATGGAGATGGAACAGGCGAAGAGCCTGGTCACGAAGGTGCGGAAGGACATTGCCTGGGAGAAGCCGCCTGTCGGGATCGTCGCCGAACCGACTGGCAACCTGGAGTTGTTCACGACCCTGATCGACGATATCGAGACGGGGAAGACGCAGATGACAATCCTTGGCTTCGGGCTGATCCTGACATTCCTCTTCCTCGTGTACCGGAAGATCGGGAAGGCTGTGTCGCCGCTGGTCCCGATCATCATGATCGTCGGCTGGAACGGGCTGATCATGTATGCCCTCGGCATCGACTACACGCCACTGACGGCCTGCCTGGGCTCGATGACCATCGGCGTGGCCTCGGAGTACACCATCCTGATCATGGAGCGCTTCTACGAGGAGCGGGAGAAGGGGAGGGAACTCTATGATGCGATCCAGCAGAGCGTCTCCCAGATCGGGACGGCGATCACCGTCTCAGGCATGACCACGGTCTTCGGCTTCTCGGCGCTCATCCTCTCCACCTTTAATATCATCCAGAATTTCGGCGTGGTCACCGTGATCACGGTGGGCTTCTCCCTGATCGGTGCGATCATCGTGATGCCTGCCGTGCTCTCCCTGATAGGGCGTTCGTCCCGTAATCCTGCATCTAAGGCCGAGAATGAGTAA